From the genome of Aspergillus chevalieri M1 DNA, chromosome 8, nearly complete sequence, one region includes:
- a CDS encoding putative checkpoint protein kinase (SldA) (COG:D;~EggNog:ENOG410PFEY;~InterPro:IPR015661,IPR008271,IPR013212,IPR012572, IPR000719,IPR011009;~PFAM:PF08171,PF00069;~go_function: GO:0004672 - protein kinase activity [Evidence IEA];~go_function: GO:0005524 - ATP binding [Evidence IEA];~go_process: GO:0006468 - protein phosphorylation [Evidence IEA];~go_process: GO:0007094 - mitotic spindle assembly checkpoint [Evidence IEA]) has product MAAQEDLVDFEIIENQKENIQSLPGGRSARKLARIFSPRDTTDKLATPSPNDTRTVNDAIRQEFETEIQAINESDDPLDVYDRYVKWVLNAYPSTQATQESGLLPLLERAVRAFLSSNHYKNDSRYLRLWLHYIRLFSDSPRETFAFLARHHIGEELALFYEEFAAWLESAGRWAQAEEVYHLGIDREARPVERLIRKFSEFQQRYEQQPQDGPTSPALPKARPALAAKANPFASSSDAPEQQPQQPAAPAAGAKKSKSGKPKMAIFSDAEAAPANQPALSGGPTKGWDSIGSLHDRKKENAMEAKPWAGETLKAGKKAAPKEKMTIFRDESNAKQQVKEPMQSKHVPEHRVSEAVNPRTGRRERVFVNLEAVYPDYKNPNHEISFEELRAMSRGWTKKNWRSQKQPLKQISGNAEPSTEKLVGRGREKELPDQFNQKLALHDSQPDQDENRDSRAGKARKPKVREVQGETQTIKMNFDSPTKPKKVRRKSTAEPTMTLHTRAATDEIYSIFNQPLKAETEPADSSDFDDDDYDDGYTSAGESTVTGRISAASSDFDDDDTTFHKTFGNEGFDDTRAESVVDGEWTEFTGSRHVSEPSITDSQAFQPEHEEYTDGEETDAVEQPVRPRFVPQMPEDYNPPCGPYRDPEIMAQNRLPFMTPIVEQTECSFPSMRTARNLYTAKTPSKPMPGIAASPGTPEMEDLLGLSPEGDRFASIPEDVTLSPSAMKSRSSPLMPFLKSSPARKQRPVIEDAQCNPTDKSIRKIVIDSLSPPISSYPGYQAHAEEESHYAPGIQKYIKNLSKRLKSGDEASFNAPILEFEKAERGYIVRRELGAGAYAPVYLAESVDSLDTDSEMDGSRDSRSTNSRKAADRYSFEAIKMELGPPNPWEFYMIRAAHERLQKSPGCSRAADSIIRAHELHVFEKESFLVEDYRGQGTLLDLINIIRNEPTLVHNNGEGGLDECLAMFFTVELFRTVEALHANGVLHGDIKPDNCLVRFDDPSSRPADSTPSLLDLDDENTDPREIHYSPHGKYGWRDKGLTLIDFGRSIDMRAFQPSVQFIADWEPSSHECNEIREMRPWTHQIDLYGVAGTVHVMLFGKYIESVPVRRSSSEYENSNPQAMTRTYRIRETLKRYWEREIWSEVFDLLLNPGAPRWTSIDQDENEDRPPHLAILGAMRAVREKMESWLLVNAEKKGLSLQIRKLEAVFAEKRRKLERV; this is encoded by the exons ATGGCGGCCCAAGAAGACCTCGTCGACTTCGAGATCATCGAGAATCAGAAGGAAAACATCCAGTCACTCCCCGGAGGACGGTCTGCACGAAAATTAGCCCGCATCTTCTCACCAAGAGATACTACCGATAAGCTGGCCACCCCATCACCGAATGACACGAGAACCGTGAACGATGCCATCAGGCAGGAATTTGAAACCGAGATACAGGCCATTAACGAATCAGACGACCCGCTCGATGTTTACGACAGATATGTGAAATGGGTGCTCAACGCCTACCCGTCGACCCAAGCAACACAGGAATCCGGACTCCTGCCTCTCCTAGAGCGTGCCGTCAGGGCATTCCTCTCCTCGAATCATTACAAGAATGACTCCCGGTATCTGCGGTTATGGCTTCACTATATCAGATTATTCTCGGATTCGCCGCGCGAAACGTTTGCTTTCCTTGCCCGTCACCACATCGGTGAAGAACTCGCTCTCTTTTACGAAGAATTTGCCGCCTGGCTAGAGAGTGCGGGGCGTTGGGCACAAGCCGAGGAGGTGTACCATCTTGGAATCGACCGGGAGGCACGGCCAGTCGAGCGACTGATCCGAAAATTCAGCGAGTTCCAGCAGCGATATGAGCAACAACCTCAAGACGGGCCAACCTCACCCGCATTGCCCAAAGCCCGACCAGCACTGGCTGCCAAAGCAAATCCATTTGCCTCTTCGAGTGATGCACCCGAACAACAACCTCAGCAGCCAGCCGCCCCAGCGGCTGGAGCCAAGAAATCGAAGTCTGGCAAGCCGAAGATGGCCATCTTCTCCGATGCGGAGGCCGCCCCGGCAAACCAGCCTGCTCTCAGTGGTGGACCAACAAAGGGGTGGGATAGTATTGGGTCATTGCATGATCGAAAGAAGGAAAACGCTATGGAGGCAAAGCCTTGGGCTGGGGAAACTCTGAAGGCAGGAAAGAAGGCAGCGCCAAAGGAAAAAATGACGATTTTCAGGGATGAG TCAAATGCGAAACAACAAGTCAAAGAACCAATGCAATCCAAGCATGTTCCAGAGCACCGAGTAAGCGAAGCGGTAAATCCACGTACTGGTAGACGGGAGCGCGTCTTCGTCAATCTTGAAGCAGTATACCCTGATTACAAGAATCCGAACCATGAGATCAGTTTCGAAGAACTGAGGGCTATGAGCCGGGGATGGACGAAGAAAAATTGGCGCTCACAGAAACAGCCTCTGAAGCAGATATCAGGAAATGCTGAGCCTTCGACGGAGAAGCTTGTAGGAAGGGGCCGCGAGAAGGAGCTACCAGATCAATTCAATCAGAAACTTGCCCTCCACGACTCACAACCTGATCAAGATGAGAACCGTGACAGCAGAGCTGGAAAAGCGCGCAAACCCAAGGTCCGCGAAGTCCAGGGAGAAACACAGACCA TTAAAATGAATTTTGATTCCCCAACGAAACCAAAGAAAGTACGCCGCAAGAGCACTGCTGAGCCAACCATGACTCTTCACACTCGCGCTGCTACGGACGAGATCTACAGCAtcttcaatcagccattgaAAGCCGAGACGGAGCCCGCCGACAGCAGTGActtcgacgacgacgatTATGATGACGGATATACGAGTGCCGGTGAAAGCACAGTCACTGGGCGGATATCCGCTGCCTCCAGCGATTTTGATGACGACGACACGACATTCCACAAGACCTTCGGCAACGAAGGGTTTGATGACACACGGGCTGAAAGCGTTGTGGATGGCGAATGGACGGAATTTACAGGATCTCGGCATGTGTCCGAGCCTTCAATAACGGACTCGCAGGCTTTCCAACCAGAACATGAAGAGTATACCGATGGTGAAGAGACAGACGCTGTTGAGCAACCTGTACGGCCAAGGTTTGTGCCGCAAATGCCTGAAGATTACAACCCGCCATGCGGTCCCTATCGTGACCCGGAGATAATGGCTCAGAATCGCTTGCCCTTCATGACGCCCATTGTCGAACAAACAGAGTGCTCGTTCCCTTCCATGAGAACCGCCAGGAACCTCTACACTGCGAAGACGCCGTCAAAACCGATGCCCGGTATCGCTGCGAGCCCTGGCACGCCCGAGATGGAAGACCTTCTGGGTCTCTCTCCTGAAGGGGACAGATTCGCCAGTATCCCGGAGGATGTGACGCTGAGTCCGTCGGCAATGAAGTCACGTTCGAGTCCGCTGATGCCGTTTCTGAAGAGTAGTCCGGCACGGAAGCAGAGACCTGTTATCGAAGATGCTCAGTGCAATCCGACTGACAAGAGTATTCGGAAAATTGTTATCGATTCTCTGAGCCCGCCAATTTCATCCTACCCTGGCTATCAGGCTCACGCAGAAGAGGAAAGTCACTACGCCCCTGGAATCCAGAAGTATATCAAGAACCTCAGCAAGCGACTGAAGAGTGGCGACGAGGCCTCGTTCAACGCACCGATTCTTGAATTTGAAAAAGCAGAACGGGGTTATATTGTCAGACGAGAACTCGGAGCTGGTGCCTATGCTCCCGTATATCTCGCGGAAAGCGTCGACAGCTTAGATACGGATTCCGAAATGGACGGCAGTCGAGATTCCCGATCTACGAATAGCAGAAAGGCAGCGGATCGTTACAGTTTCGAGGCGATTAAGATGGAACTTGGACCCCCTAATCCGTGGGAGTTCTACATGATCCGAGCTGCTCACGAACGTCTTCAGAAATCCCCCGGATGCTCCCGGGCCGCCGACAGTATCATTCGAGCACACGAGCTACACGTCTTCGAGAAGGAGAGTTTCCTTGTGGAGGATTACCGCGGACAGGGTACCTTGTTAGACCTCATCAACATCATCCGCAACGAACCGACTCTTGTCCATAACAACGGAGAAGGTGGTCTAGACGAATGTCTAGCCATGTTTTTCACGGTGGAGCTCTTCCGAACCGTCGAAGCACTGCACGCAAATGGTGTCCTCCACGGGGACATCAAACCCGACAACTGCCTAGTTCGCTTCGACGACCCATCCTCACGCCCAGCAGACAGTACACCTTCTCTGCTCGATCTTGATGATGAAAACACCGACCCACGTGAAATCCACTACTCTCCGCACGGTAAATACGGCTGGCGCGATAAGGGTCTCACCCTCATCGACTTTGGCCGCAGTATCGACATGCGCGCCTTCCAGCCATCTGTCCAATTCATTGCCGACTGGGAACCAAGCAGCCACGAGTGCAACGAAATTCGCGAGATGAGACCCTGGACGCATCAAATCGATCTGTACGGTGTTGCCGGTACGGTGCACGTGATGCTCTTCGGGAAATACATCGAGTCTGTCCCCGTCAGACGCAGCAGCTCCGAATACGAGAACTCGAACCCTCAAGCAATGACCAGGACGTACCGTATCCGGGAAACCCTGAAGCGCTACTGGGAGCGGGAGATTTGGAGCGAGGTGTTTGACTTACTGTTGAACCCTGGTGCGCCAAGGTGGACTTCTATTGACCAAGACGAGAATGAGGATCGACCGCCGCATTTGGCTATTCTTGGAGCGATGCGGGCTGTTcgagagaagatggagagttgGCTTCTGGTCAATGCGGAGAAGAAGGGGTTGTCGTTGCAGATCCGGAAGTTGGAGGCTGTTTTTGcggagaagagaaggaagttGGAGAGGGTTTAA
- the POL5 gene encoding DNA-directed DNA polymerase POL5 (BUSCO:EOG09260M44;~COG:L;~EggNog:ENOG410PFQC;~InterPro:IPR016024,IPR007015;~PFAM:PF04931;~go_component: GO:0005730 - nucleolus [Evidence IEA];~go_function: GO:0003677 - DNA binding [Evidence IEA];~go_function: GO:0008134 - transcription factor binding [Evidence IEA];~go_process: GO:0006355 - regulation of transcription, DNA-templated [Evidence IEA]), with product MTPDSKKRRREPYTVDTKLVEIYEDLANEKDEIRLKAAQALVSQFTPDKNLSDEQIQRALQRLFRGLCSSRKAARIGFSIALTEILTQVFATPREALEIDVRKVMDIWESQSDASGSDSGQEQRDHFFGRLFGSEAIIKSSILFKSSAPFSEWTKLLDLVFDLAKKKPWIREECGWIIYRCIYDLSSQKVDSKYVEAALERLSSFELVRTPEGVAIWLAAKDLFPKANFPGKAWKHDHPLDARERNQLAKVLKESSVGTEDENQENKPKSTGVWNSKLHFAWDAVLSRIPAAKETKSKKESSHLTFLDFWTDVVDNGLFASASSEERKYWGFLLFVKVLNESPLQQASLVFTRNLVRCLMNQLAVEDRYLHRMATKSVKTIQTRVSKEPAFAAAAIKGLMGSAGSVNFDQVTKTKTVEKIAVEANPDALKEIVPLLEKLVSHSGTDDSKAAASSRQCLANLLVSIVRSRASSQDADEGLQDVLEHILTIFVRSAYFIPNEKEGPQPPMAPQTQEMFRNRINSCLNSLIASQKYAATLPYTVVRKIRDAAKSEEYGKSIINIDGALSDSVKSAFKSLKKLSGQDENAAADAFKLLYSMTLLQVYNGDADAVSMLDELEFCYTKFLGDKKSRKKKGEEDETSDASDTLVEILLSFASKQSQLFRRISEQVFSAFADKVTATGLESLTSILEASENLAGQQEMFDKEDDEGDEEMMDVDDDDEEDSDVEVVDAEGGDDDEDDEEEDEDESDEPDDEEAEFQAKLAAALGPHAANKPDEGSDDEADMNDDEMEAVDEQLVKVFKARRDALEQKKDKKDAKENMVNFKNRVLDLVEIYVKKCHSSILALDLLLPLLRLTRRTNVKQIANKATNVLREYSKLCKGSAVPSITEDSTESAWALLKDLHREAGHSGPQAHATACSQASLLVVKVLVAHDKKAIEGIVDVYAATRKEQMLSNKCHVQPSFFTDWNNWCVSARNQIKT from the exons ATGACACCCGACTCCAAGAAGCGGCGGCGCGAGCCATACACCGTCGACACCAAACTGGTCGAAATCTATGAAGACCTTGCCAACGAGAAAGACGAGATCAGACTGAAGGCCGCGCAGGCGCTGGTCTCGCAGTTTACCCCTGACAAGAACCTGAGCGATGAGCAGATCCAGAGAGCTTTGCAGAGGCTGTTCCGCGGTCTCTGCAGTAGTCGCAAAGCTGCTAGAATCGGTTTTTCTATTGCGTTAACTGAGATTCTGACGCAGGTGTTTGCGACTCCGAGGGAGGCTTTGGAGATTGATGTTCGCAAGGTTATGGATATTTGGGAGTCGCAGTCGGATGCTTCTGGCAGCGACTCGGGGCAG GAGCAAAGGGATCACTTCTTCGGACGGCTGTTTGGATCAGAAGCTATCATCAAGTCTTCGATCCTTTTCAAATCTAGTGCTCCCTTTTCAGAGTGGACTAAGCTCCTAGATCTGGTCTTCGATCTGGCCAAGAAAAAGCCATGGATCAGGGAAGAGTGCGGCTGGATTATCTACCGCTGCATCTACGACCTTTCTTCGCAAAAAGTCGATTCCAAATACGTTGAGGCGGCTTTGGAGCGTCTCTCCAGCTTTGAGCTGGTCCGCACGCCTGAAGGAGTTGCCATCTGGTTGGCCGCCAAGGATCTGTTCCCTAAGGCGAACTTTCCCGGAAAGGCGTGGAAGCATGATCATCCGCTGGATGCACGGGAGAGAAACCAGCTGGCCAAGGTTCTGAAGGAATCATCTGTAGGGACGGAAGATGAGAACCAAGAGAACAAGCCTAAGTCTACTGGAGTGTGGAACTCCAAGCTTCATTTCGCATGGGATGCCGTTCTCAGCAGGATTCCGGCTGCAAAGGAAACCAAGTCAAAGAAGGAGTCATCTCACCTGACTTTCCTTGACTTTTGGACTGATGTTGTCGACA ACGGATTGTTTGCCTCTGCTTCATCTGAGGAGCGCAAATACTGGGGCTTTCTGCTATTCGTCAAGGTTCTCAATGAGAGTCCCCTGCAACAAGCTTCTCTCGTATTCACGAGGAACTTGGTCAGATGTCTGATGAACCAGCTCGCTGTCGAAGACAGATACTTGCACCGCATGGCCACCAAATCCGTTAAGACCATCCAGACCCGTGTTTCCAAAGAGCCCGCATTCGCCGCAGCCGCCATCAAGGGCTTGATGGGCTCAGCCGGCTCCGTCAACTTCGACCAAGTCACCAAGACCAAGACCGTGGAGAAGATCGCCGTTGAAGCCAACCCTGACGCACTCAAGGAGATTGTGCCATTGTTGGAGAAACTCGTTAGCCACTCCGGCACCGATGACAGCAAGGCAGCCGCATCGAGCCGTCAATGTCTGGCCAACCTGCTTGTGTCGATTGTCCGGTCTCGAGCCTCGAGCCAAGATGCAGATGAGGGACTCCAAGATGTCCTGGAGCATATCCTCACCATCTTCGTGCGATCCGCCTACTTCATACCCAATGAAAAAGAAGGCCCGCAACCACCCATGGCCCCCCAGACCCAGGAAATGTTCCGCAACAGAATCAACTCCTGCCTGAACAGCCTGATCGCTTCCCAGAAGTACGCAGCCACCCTGCCGTACACTGTCGTCCGCAAGATTCGCGACGCGGCCAAGTCCGAGGAATATGGAAAATCTATTATCAACATTGACGGCGCTCTCAGTGACTCTGTCAAGTCCGCTTTCAAATCGTTGAAGAAACTCTCTGGCCAGGACGAAAACGCCGCCGCTGACGCGTTCAAACTTCTGTACTCGATGACCCTCCTCCAGGTCTATAACGGCGACGCAGACGCAGTGTCCATGTTGGATGAACTCGAATTCTGCTACACCAAGTTCTTGGGCGATAAGAagtcgaggaagaagaagggcgagGAGGACGAAACTTCTGATGCTTCGGATACGTTGGTTGAGATTCTGCTGAGCTTTGCGTCGAAGCAGTCGCAGTTGTTCCGTCGGATCAGTGAGCAGGTGTTTAGTGCTTTTGCGGATAAGGTTACTGCTACTGGGTTGGAGTCTTTGACTTCTATCCTGGAAGCTAGTGAGAACCTTGCTGGTCAGCAGGAGATGTTCGACAAAGAGGATGACGAAGGAGATGAGGAGATGATGGacgtcgatgatgatgatgaagaggacaGCGACGTCGAGGTTGTTGATGCAGAGGGTGgagatgatgacgaggatgacgaggaagaagacgaagacgaatCTGACGAGCccgacgacgaagaagccGAATTCCAAGCCAAGCTCGCTGCAGCCCTAGGCCCGCACGCAGCAAACAAACCAGATGAAGGCTCTGACGACGAAGCCGACATGAACGACGACGAAATGGAAGCCGTCGATGAGCAACTCGTCAAGGTTTTCAAGGCGCGTCGCGACGCCCTCGAACAgaagaaagacaagaaagACGCCAAGGAGAACATGGTTAACTTCAAGAACCGTGTTCTCGATCTTGTTGAGATCTACGTTAAGAAATGCCACTCTAGCATTCTTGCTCTCGATCTTCTCTTGCCACTTCTCCGACTTACCCGGAGGACCAATGTTAAGCAGATCGCTAACAAGGCTACGAATGTGCTCCGCGAGTACTCGAAGCTGTGTAAGGGATCTGCTGTCCCATCGATCACCGAAGACTCAACTGAATCTGCTTGGGCATTGTTGAAGGACTTGCATCGCGAGGCAGGTCACAGTGGACCGCAGGCTCACGCAACGGCTTGCAGTCAGGCAAGTTTGTTGGTGGTCAAGGTGCTCGTGGCACATGATAAGAAGGCCATTGAGGGCATTGTAGATGTCTACgcggcgacgaggaaggagCAGATGCTTAGCAACAAGTGTCACGTACAGCCTTCTTTCTTTACGGATTGGAATAACTGGTGTGTGTCTGCGAGGAACCAGATTAAGACTTAG
- a CDS encoding MOSC domain-containing protein (COG:S;~EggNog:ENOG410PM3D;~InterPro:IPR005302,IPR005303,IPR011037;~PFAM:PF03476,PF03473;~TransMembrane:1 (o16-36i);~go_function: GO:0003824 - catalytic activity [Evidence IEA];~go_function: GO:0030151 - molybdenum ion binding [Evidence IEA];~go_function: GO:0030170 - pyridoxal phosphate binding [Evidence IEA]), with the protein MIEIANMFEYLSMPSGVLTVLLLVVPILLIPIVILGPESNQFRRLQQLWSRRQKQNANSSSEIVSLRVYPVKSCRGFTVNKSILRSHGLDLDRQWMFVDAETLQFLTIRQIPEMTLINTSLSEDGKSLLLSITGVNGDVATTEKPISIPAVPDTDWLKQHTTLSQVKVWDVLTDGYVYGNDINGPFSRFLGRDVALVYKGPTPRILQGNGDPQLLGRTQSVNFPDVHPILIASEASIAELNSRLRQKGADPITIERFRPNIVIKGNAPWTEDSWKTVRFNGNSGSLAENGDSFVLSSPALDLDIVARCARCQVPNVNPETAEKHSKQPWDTLVSYRRIDEGIKFKPCFGMLAAPRNEGTIEVGMRFDVLEETNQHRYIKGF; encoded by the coding sequence ATGATAGAAATAGCCAACATGTTCGAGTATTTAAGCATGCCGTCAGGAGTACTAACTGTGCTCCTCCTCGTGGTtcccatcctcctcatccccatcGTCATCCTCGGCCCGGAAAGCAACCAGTTCCGCCgcctccaacaactctggTCCCGACGCCAGAAGCAAAATGCCAACAGCAGCAGTGAAATCGTCTCTTTGCGCGTGTATCCTGTTAAATCCTGTCGCGGGTTCACGGTGAACAAGAGCATACTCCGCTCACACGGTCTTGATCTCGACCGACAATGGATGTTCGTTGATGCGGAGACTCTGCAGTTCTTAACTATTCGTCAGATCCCGGAGATGACGCTGATTAACACGAGTCTAAGCGAGGATGGCAAGTCACTTTTGCTGAGTATCACCGGTGTCAATGGTGATGTTGCGACTACAGAGAAACCAATTAGTATCCCCGCAGTTCCCGATACGGATTGGCTGAAGCAGCACACTACTCTTTCTCAGGTGAAGGTTTGGGACGTATTGACAGACGGCTACGTCTATGGCAATGATATTAATGGGCCATTCTCGCGCTTCTTGGGCCGGGACGTCGCGCTCGTGTACAAGGGTCCCACGCCACGAATTCTGCAAGGAAACGGGGACCCCCAACTGCTGGGCCGCACGCAGAGTGTGAATTTTCCCGATGTGCATCCTATTCTTATTGCTTCTGAGGCCTCCATTGCAGAGCTGAACTCGCGGCTTCGTCAAAAGGGTGCCGATCCTATTACCATCGAGCGCTTTCGTCCAAACATCGTGATCAAGGGGAATGCGCCTTGGACTGAGGATTCGTGGAAGACTGTTCGGTTTAATGGTAACAGTGGAAGCTTGGCAGAAAATGGGGACTCGTTTGTTCTGTCATCGCCTGCGCTTGATCTTGATATCGTGGCGCGGTGTGCGCGGTGCCAGGTACCGAATGTGAACCCCGAGACGGCAGAGAAGCACTCCAAGCAGCCCTGGGATACTCTTGTGAGTTACCGACGGATTGATGAGGGAATTAAGTTCAAACCGTGTTTCGGGATGCTTGCTGCGCCGAGAAACGAGGGTACTATTGAAGTCGGGATGAGGTTTGACGTATTGGAAGAGACGAATCAGCatcggtatatcaagggattTTAA
- a CDS encoding putative pyroglutamyl peptidase type I (COG:S;~EggNog:ENOG410PPM8;~InterPro:IPR036440,IPR016125) produces the protein MGDPGLGQSQIHGIEQTVLPTEEVSVLVTGFGPFKAYAANASNLISSSLPSSFTFPSAAPSFAPQEGLAPTSRRISIHVHPTPIPVAYSTIREIVPVILDEYAKNHGGRRPDIVIHMGIAATRDYYSVETQAHRDAYHLSDITGRSGFLDGEMHWRQLGLPPILKAGRATNVRTTVNAPAMETPGTVPGSKSQQAVQQHTNPRPPDDQFVDIWKTFAPPGADIRISQDAGRYACEFILYTSLAQAFQEGRDRNVTFFHVPPSCNDEDIEYGRNVAIAFIKALVTSWFDEKAT, from the exons ATGGGAGACCCTGGTCTCGGACAATCCCAGATTCACGGAATTGAGCAGACTGTCCTGCCTACTGAGGAGGTCTCAGTCCTAGTTACAGGCTTTGGT CCGTTTAAAGCCTATGCTGCCAATGCCTCAAACTTGATCTCTTCATCTCTCCCGTCATCCTTTACTTTTCCTTCGGCGGCCCCCTCATTCGCTCCCCAAGAGGGCCTTGCCCCCACTTCCCGTCGTATCTCTATCCATGTCCATCCCACGCCGATACCCGTGGCCTACTCCACGATCCGAGAGATAGTGCCGGTCATTCTAGACGAATATGCAAAGAATCATGGTGGTCGACGACCGGACATCGTGATCCATATGGGCATAGCTGCAACGAGGGACTACTATTCTGTGGAAACACAGGCACACCGCGATGCGTATCATCTTTCAGATATCACTGGCAGGTCGGGTTTTCTGGACGGTGAAATGCATTGGAGACAGTTAGGGCTGCCTCCGATTCTAAAGGCCGGTCGCGCGACGAATGTTCGTACAACAGTAAATGCACCAGCAATGGAAACACCAGGCACGGTCCCTGGTTCGAAGTCACAGCAGGCTGTGCAACAACATACGAACCCTCGCCCACCGGATGACCAGTTTGTCGATATATGGAAGACGTTTGCGCCTCCTGGAGCGGATATTCGCATCTCGCAGGACGCAGGGCGTTACGCTTGTGAGTTCATCCTCTACACGAGTTTAGCACAGGCGTTTCAGGAAGGCCGGGACCGCAACGTGACTttcttccatgttcctccatCGTGTAATGATGAGGATATTGAGTATGGGAGGAATGTTGCGATTGCCTTTATTAAAGCCCTTGTAACATCTTGGTTTGATGAAAAGGCTACATAG